The DNA sequence tgttttggggaaaagtaacttctgaaaatacctatctctaaatgtgattaaaatgaaaagaggatttgaatagtgtgctgtgacagaattgattttgaaaaaaaagagataggtaaaagtgattttgaaaactggataaaacgatcagatatgggatatattggggccagagtaggcctattgaggtggcgtaagaggctaattcggttgcgcacactgtataaccgattagtccagcaggttagagacctagctagtctctgagttctggaacaggtaaatgggatgggTAGTTGGAGTCGtccggtgttgatagcctgatcagctgtcttcacatatccactacgtatctgatttgaGTTTTGTGGTTCCCGTAGCGGAACAAGTGGTTTatatagtggatttggaaatgaagatagcatgctaagatttaattctggtatttatacacagcacactactgatgatattattttacagagcatgctaattttgaatatccagtttacgTATGTTTTTACTTGATGTGTAACAAATTATAATTTCTGTTCCGATAACTGTTTTACCATAAGTTGTtttgcttgttattcatatagcggtactgctgagcaaacaattgctcacccttgcagaatgttttatatatgtattgcaaatgcctaggagattcttccgtggtattcagggcagagttccagttccctttGTGTCAGAatcctctgagatggttgtgttggacTAAGGGTGGtttgttgagttgctgtgttaagttagctgcgtcaGGATGATTGTTATAAGTAGGTTTATGTTTGTTGTAActtaaatcatacttaaacctgacaaagatcttggaaaaaggggtcgtatttatattctatcttggaattaattatattatgtttgttatggtgattgttgatgacgtcaactcctgaccccggggttgaggccgtcacagaaCTCGTCCTGTGAAATTCAGGGAATTCGTGTTTGAAAGAGATCAAGTGTGGGGAGTGAATCCCAAGGCGTTTGTTAAGAACTTTGAATTAATagaaaattgatgaagaagacgcgtcctccagctgcaaaaagaaggaagaaaaactTGAGGACGCGTCTTAGGAATAGAAGAGAAAAAAGGGAAGATCTTGGAAACATATGAGGACGCATCCTAGGAATCTATCGCAGGAGACGTACTACGGTGACGCGTCCTAGTAAGGCAATGCCTCTATATGACCTTCGGTTAAAACAACTTAAAAACATGTCTTAAACAAAAAAATATGAGACGCGCCCTTTGAGGATAACGCGTCCTAAATTAGGGAAATATGTGGGAATTCTAACCGACTATTAGCAATTTGGGGAAAATATAATAAAACCCTAAAAACATGTAACTAAAGAATCAAAAGAGCAGAATATGGAGATTTgttatatatacacacatacatacatgacCAAAGTGAAGAACAGTTCATGAGAGCATGAGGAATATGAACGGTTTTTTGCTCATTAAAGCCGATTTACTCGACCAAATGAAGAAATAAAAGAAGATTCACGTACCTCATAAGTTGGGGGTTGGATTAAGCTAGAGAAATCGAGTAATGGCCGGTGGAACCGTCAGATTCTTGGACTTAACTTCTTGCAGCGACGGTAATGGCggtttttggagagagagaaAAGAGGAAAGTGACAATAAAGTGATGTGACTAaggtatttatagaaaagtaggtGGATGACGTGTGCACCAGCTGTCACGCAACGGTTAGTTGTGAATAAAAACCTTGGGCGCGTCTAGGTGTTAGGACGCGTCCTAATGTATTGCAATGGGGTAATCCAAATTTTGCTTATGGTTGTAAGTAAAATTCCAATTTTATTTTCaactgcaaatggaatttggggggtagttgttatacccaaaatttggcattggattgaCTTGGGTCAAATGCGGATCAAGTACGGTCAAACTAGGTATTGCATTGTAGGAGGTGAGGACGCGTCCAGGCACAGAGGACGCGCCCAAATTTGAGGAGATGTTTTATGGAGGATGGTCTGATAATGGGGAAGCTTGGGAGTGCATGATTAGGGTAGAACGCGCCCGGGCATTGTGGGCGCGTCCATAGTGGTGAAGGTATTTGGAAAATATGGACTTTTGGCAATAGAAGCTGCAGGACGCGCTCGTACTGCTTAGGACGCGTCTTGTCGCCGTGGCATGCTGTAAGAAGCAGTTGTTGAGGAATCAATGCAGGTTTTATGGAGGTTAGGGCGTGCCCAGTGTCTTAGGATGCGTCTTGTGTTTAGTCTATATACTCTCAATGGTGACTTCAggacaaagcttgcatggagaggagcagtggagattatttttactaacgtatttgttgcaggtactctttgcAGAATTCTCTCTTTGAGACGGTCtaggagggggatgtccgtgaaaaacttgaaggcctccagaggtatgcctgatgattgaaggcctccttctgtattcaacgggtgtcctcgttggggatgcagGTTAACATTGATGTGTGCTTTGGGAACcctgttcttgtattcaacgggtgtccttgttggagaactttggagtcatcctgcactttgcacccaagagcttgggatcacctatcctgttatctggtgggttatcctcattcgggggacagggatgcgTCCGACACTTAtggtgaaccgtggctatacttgcgtccgtaaatcaagggagatagctgtagcggagtgttatccttgcgcagtgagatgcactatccgtgaagtcctgcgattacggatgagccttgggccttcgcggttgggcctcatagttggacattcctaaagctagcggaagacatactttggatgggcttctaccgggcctagtaataagaagtctaagcctattagatttcttgttccacaagaactacgtcaggcttgatccctatataaagggtacgtaggcatattgagagggtaagaagttgagagctgataagagaggcaccacttactctgatcaatctcagcctaaaacaaccacaaaccaccacacaccgcttgatttttTGGAAAATAACCCCCGTCATAGATCTTAATTTaggcgagaaacctcaatctttgttgttaccagattcctccgtcaataAGACCCTTTGGAGCATTTTCTTAGAGATAACATGGAAGATTTGGATGAAAACTTTATTGGACATATGGAGAGTAGCAATGCATGGTCTACTTTTAGAAATAATTTAGAATATGAAATGTATGACGCTCATCTCCAACAGTTCTAGTTTTCGTAAAAAAAACTAGCTAGTAGTTTTAAGGAACTTTGTTTTATGCTGCTTTGTTTCGACTAGGAAATTGGATTGACCATTTATACCAATATTTCTAGTTGGATTGATTAAGATACAATGTCTCTGTAGTATAGACTTAATATTTTGctttgtaatttatttattagaaagaAGTTTGACCAGCCTGACTGTGATGTTTTGcttttattttcttaattaataaCTCTAGTTTTAGAGTACTAGTAGTATTGTACAATTATATTTTAGTCTGTGATATTTTATGTAATTTGGTTACCAATACATGGATTTATGTGATGCAAAGGTAACTCCGGAAATCTACAATTTATAGTCAGGTTATTACTATCATTCTCATCCCTCATTCCCTGGTATACTTTTTTATGTCATATGAGTTTAAATAGTAAATGTGGATTTTTCGTGAGAAAAAAATAGTACTCACTGATGAATTGGTTATATGAGTGATTTTGATATAACTGATAATCTAATGTTATCATATTTTCATTGTTAGTATTTTATGCTTAGCTTCCCTAGAACTTACGTTGTATTTTTATCTATGTATTTTCATCTTAATTTTCAGTGATCATGAGAAACTCACAAGGAAATGAAAGCAATAGTACTCGAAAATGCTCGAGATGGATAGTTGTGCACTTGTTAATGCAATTAATGATTTACTAAAACTGGGTGGCCAGAAAGGAGACAGTGGTCAATTTAAAAGTGGTGCTTGGGCTAAAGTGGAAGCTATtatgcaacaaaaattacctgGATGTGACGAAAAAGCCAAGTCTCATATCGAATCTAGAATTAAGCTATTAAGAAAATAATATGATGCTATTGCAGAGATGTTAGGTCCAAGTGCTAGTATGATTGGCTGGAATGATAAAGGAAAGTTTGTCAAATGTCCACAATCTGTTTGGGATGATTGGGTAAAGGTAATTATTAGAACATTACAATAAATTTGGCCaacattatatttatttgatatttttaatattacaACATGTAAAAAGTGTGTCAATTGTGCATTATAGAGTCACCCAAATGCTGCAAGTCTGAGGAATAAGCCTTTCCCGTTATTTGATGAGCTTAGATGAATATTTTGGAAAGACCGAGCTATAGGAAATGAGTCTGCAAATGCAATGGATGCACTTGAAGAACTTGAGGACGAAATAAGGGATGTGGAAGATGAACAAGTACCTGGTTTCACGGAGGATAATCATACTCCTAAAAAATTATACCGTCAAATGGAGACTCCCGGTTCAAGCACATCTTCCTCTGTTAGGAAAAAAAGACTAGGACTGAAACCATTGAAGCTTGAAAGATGTTTCCAGCAAGCTTGAAAAAATGAGTGGTGTTATGGAGACTGCTAGTGAACATATCAGACGACTTGCTAGCTGCTTTTAGTATGAGTCTAATTCTGCAGAAAGAAGAATGTAGGTAACATCTGAAGTAATGAAAATTCAAGGGCTAAGTGCTCCTCAAGTACTGATGGTATTGAAAAAAATTGCTCTAAATCCTCTTGAAGTTGACTTCTTTTTCAGTCTTCCGGATGATTACAAATATACTTATGTGCAAGGTTTGTTAATCCCGGATGAAGAAGATAAAAAATTATCCTACAGCTTCATGAGGTGTAGGAATATTTTAGTTGCTCATTTTGAAGTTGCGACCTGCTGTTTTTGGTGATAGAATCTAGTATTTGGATTAAACACTATTTGAAGTTGTGTCTCCTGCTTCATCGATTACAAGAATCCTTTCTTTTTTAATCCACCTTTACTCGCATTTTCTATGTGTTTAGACGTTTGTGTTTAGACGTTTATTATGAGGATAATATTATTCTGTCACCCTCTCATAATCTCAGAATTATCAGCTCGgattataattattttcatttAAAATAGTTCATTTATGTAGTTACCAGACAAGTTAAGAAGCGTGAGGTTGAAAAGTTTTGAAATGTTAGGAGGAATAGAGTCATACATGAGGGTATGATATAGTTTTCTGTTGGTTGCAAAATGTTAAAGTGTAGTGGCTTGTCTAATGCCGTTATGATGTCAAAGGCAAGCTAGTTCCAATGCTTCTAAAGGCTAAAGCTCTATGGATAGAGCTTATAGAAAATAATTCAATGAAGATAATGAAGCTCTGTTTATCGGGATTAAACTTGTGCTATCTAGAGCGAATTTTGGTTAAGTATAATACGAGATTTCCCTCTCTCTTTGAAAATATATGTAGTTCTTTTGAAAATGGTATGTTAGGAGAAAAGGATATTATAAAGCAAACGATATAGTACGATATATGCATATGGGTATAGTAGTCATTATATATATTAGATTGGAAATAGACTAGTTTAACCAAATAAATAATGAGAGATGAATACTCAGGAAGTTTAACTTACCTTTGTTAACCAAACAAAAATATAGCACTTCTCAGGAACTCTATTTACATGGGAAGTTAAATTTACTTGGGAAGTTAATACCCATGACTAACCAAACAAGCACTAAGTTTTCTACGTAATGTTTACTTTCATATCAGTGGCCAAATTATAGCCTATATAATACATAACCAATAAACACGTATTATGTGTTTTATCGATAGTGTTCTTTTTTATGTCAGTTAATACTCTAACTCAAGTCATGTAATTTGTAGTAAATTAAAGAAAAATATTCATTACACAAGTATATTAAGTCTATCATGCTAGTATTTTCATTTTAAGTGCGTATTTCACTGACCATTATTGCCCATAACATCAATAAAAAGTTATTATGGTCAAATTTTTCTGAAAACAGTTATATTTCGTTTCATTACATTGTGTGCATTTAATGATAATTTTGGAAAAAGTCCAAGAATAAATTCGCACAACATTAACCATGGTTCTAACTTCTAAATATAGGTATAATAGAGTTGAGGTTGTGTCGAGCTGATTTCAAAATTGCACGTTCGACTCGAACTCGATTAAAAAGTTTAGGCTCGAACTCGAATTTGatcaaaattttaatttcaaactCGAAACTCGACTTTTAAAAATTTTGATAGACTCGAAAACTCGAATTGATTTCACCAAATGTTGATAAAAACTCGAAATATGTTCGGTTCGGCTCGAGttcaatttgattaaatatataaaatataaaatagtcatatttatacaaaaatatatttataattataaattaaaaataataaaggcGGCTCGCGAACCTTATGAGCTGAGTAATTTGAATTTCAAACTCGGCTGGTTAAAGAATTGGCGTAGTTCGAAGTCGATCTTGGCTCGATATTATCGAactaaattcaaatattttaaaagACGGGTTTGAGTAGCGAATGATACCCTTAATATTTTGATGATCACACTGATAGCAAGCTAATCATATTCTAATAGCTAGCTGGCAACATATCAAGTGTCAGCTTGCTGACAACATATATTTGAACCTAACAGCAAACTGTCTGGCAGTTTGATAAATATTCGGTAATAATTTAAAATCAGTTATTAGTTGGTCATAACACCTATTCACCCCCTCTATTTGTAAAATTTTATCGAATAATTTAACTTATTACGATACTAGTTTTAAACAAACGTTTCAATTGATCATATGTGTTGTTAATATTTACTTACGAATCTACATTCACGACGTTTAATATTTCAAAGACCGCGATAAAATGGGATTTTGATATTTTGCATACTTTTACTTGGTTTCGGAaaaaatatattcaaataaaGGAAATATACTATTAAAATGCAGAACTTTCTATAAAATATTTTTCACATATTCtgtataatttatttaattttcaaGGAAAATAAATTTCAATAGAGAAAAACTTTTTATCTCTTTAAAATGACTTCCCTTTTTCAAAGGGTAAACCATTTCTACAATGAACAATTGCTCAtcctttttatttttatttttttaattataggAAATAATGAAATATGACTAGAAATGTCAAAAAATTAAATTAAGGGTGAATATATTCTAACAGTAAGTTGTTTTTTTGACAAATAAACGGAGCATAAACCCAACTTTATTTCAGACAAAATAAAATTGTTATACATTAGAATTTGTTTTGagttatatataatattagagaacataaatatataaatgagttaaaataatgtaatttttttttctattttcatTATTTATTGCACAATtagtaaaagtaaataaaaacattTTACCAGAAATTATATTCAAATACGTAAATAGAATGTACAAATTTAtctaaattaaaaatatattttatgaATTTCAGAGATATTATCACTTTTCATTTTCACTAATAATTAATCTAAATTCGGAGGAAATCTATAATTGGGGAGAGTTAATGTGAAGTTTGAATTTCTTtagatttcaaagtttttaaaaATAGTGTGATATCCAACTGAATCTATCAATTAATGAAATGAGAAAAGTGAGAGTTTATAAAATTGTTATTAAAATCGTTCTTTGATGATAATATGTCATTATATTTTTGATTATTCTCCCACCTCCTACATAATtagaataaaaaaatataaataatctATAGTTAGTGAAATTTTTTGATATTTACTATGGAATATATGGCATTACTATATAAAATTTATCAACAATTATTATGAATTTTAGAAAAGTAAAGTAAACGAAATGTGCAAGTATAAATATAAGGGTGCATGTATTACTAGCAAAATCCAAATGTCCAATGTATATTAATAGGTAGATATCCTAACAGATTATatgatatataaaataatataatttttggCCCCTTGGGCCATTACTAATTTGCAATCTGCAGCAACTTCTAACTAACAACTTATTTCTGTTTTCATTCTTTTTTACAAAAAAGTTAGAAGTCCAACTACTTGATCTTTTTGCTTATTTATGCACAAAAACTAAGACCTTTTTGCTTATTTAATCCTCTTCCTTTCATTCTTGAAGGTAAGTGTGGTTTGAGAGAGGTAAAAAGTGCAGTTGTACCATTAAAAAACTGACATTTGAAATGAAGAACATAAGTAACGTGATTGAGGGCTTGAAGCCTACCATACTAATGGTGATTGCTGAAACCATTCTGGGTGCAAGTAATGTGTTGTTCAAACTGGCCTCAAACGACGGCGCCGACTTGAGAATTCTGGTCGCTTATCGCTTCTTATTTGCTTCTGCATTCCTGGTTCCAGTTGCACTAGTTGTCGAAAGGTCAATATTACACCCCAACTACACACGGCTCACACACGATATATATTTTTAGTTTTAATGTTTATGCTATTTTACAGAAACAGAAGGCCAAAGTTGACATGGAAGGTGATTTGGCAATCACTGTTATGTGCGTTCGTAGGGTATGTTATTGTTCTTGAATATTTggaaattattttgatattttgctATAATATTTCACTCTgggtttagaaaaatattgttAGCTAAGACTATAAATTATAGTTCTGACAAAGAAAGACAATTAATAATAGTTTAGCTTCGTTCAATCCTCTGCAAGATTTATTATAGTTCGTTTTTCCTTGGTAAGAACTTCATAATAGTTAGGCATGTATTTTCTCCTCGAGTTAGATTGATATGACAAAAAAAGTATTTTTCTAATATATTAAAATCCAATTTAATATGATTATGATTTGAAATCAATAGTCGATAGAGTAAGAAATAATGTAGCAAATAGGTATGCCTAGAAATAGAGTAATAATTAAATGTAAGGATAAGTGCTAATAAAAAGGGCAGGGATTACGGATTTTATTCAACTCTGGCTTCCAAACGAAATATATATATACAGGTCTATATGTGAAAGAATCTGATCAAATTGGTCTGTATTTAAATGTTTAATTTTGCCACTGAACTTTGCTGCTTTGATTGTGGCTAAAATTTCCATTATCCGTAATATTTTTTGTACGAATTGCAGAGGATCAGTGGTACAAAACTTGTTTGTTTTGAGCTTGGTCTTAACATCAGCAACATTTACCACTGCAATCACCAATCTTGTTACTGCCATTACCTTCATCCTAGCTATCTCCTTCAGGTACATGAGCTGATCTCttcttttaataaaaatattgatTACTACAATGTTCTTGCAATTATAATTGAAAGTAGAAAATAAAAATTATAGTGCGAATTCTGCTGTTTACGTATACTATCTAATCTTCAAAAAGTATACTCCCTGTGTCCCCTTTTACATGTCCATTTTTCCAAAACATTGTCCCTTTTTATATGTCCCCGGAGTATGTTTTACTCACATGATGTACATTTCACATGTGTATAAAATATGTAATGTATATAGGCTGGAGAAACTAAACTTTGATAAAGCATCAGGAAAAGCAAAGGTGATGGGAACACTTCTGAGTCTAGCTGGAGGAATGGTTCTTACGTTATACAAAGGCCCAAATTTAACTAGGTGGAATTTTCATCTTAACCTTGTCAATCAGCGCGATCATCATAGTGGATTCGTGGTAGGAACCCACTCGAGCATGATACCGGGTGTTTGTGCTGCTCTTGCTACTGTTACATGCTATGCACTTTGGATGATTCTTCAGGTATTCCAAACTTCATTGTGTTATTTTGTTATGGCGGGTGTTTTATAATCTTCTTTGCTACTTATCACTTAATTACACTCATGGGACAGGCAAAGATTGCAGAGCATTACCCTTGTCCCTACTCCAGTACAGCCCTGATGGTTACCATGACATCAATTCAATGCACACTATATTCCTTATGCGTGCAAAGAGACTGGAGCCAATGGAAGTTGGGATGGAACATCAGACTCCTCACCGCTGCTTATTCGGTAACTTGCGTTCATTTATGTTCTGATCTTGTATTATTCTGTTGTCAACGACATGCTGCATCAAGTTTTATACTTTCTGCTACTACTGGTCGTGCAAAAAACGTTCAAATCCTGTACTTTATCAGTGAGAGATGAGTTCTTTAAAAAACTTGATTGCAGCGGACCATCTGTGCATGTAATTCATGTGTTAATCCGACCGTTTTTTTGATCGGCAATGACCTGTTTTCTTGTAGTATAAATATGTAATTGTTTGGTAACATTCTGAGAAATCTACAGGGAGTGATGGCTACAGGAGTGATGTTTACACTTTTCGCATGGTGCGTACGCATGAGAGGTCCTTTATTTGTATCGGCTTTTAACCCTTTGATGGTTGTGATTGTTGCTCTAGCTGGACCAGTGGTACTGAATGAGACTCTACATCTGGGAAGGTATTTCCTTCAAACAAAATAACAATATTTATCCGTAATTTTAACTAGTGCCACTAACATTATTTAATTGTTTGatttgaatgaagattttctttttATATTAATTTGGCAGTATGCTTGGAGGAATAACAATAATATGTGGATTATATGTTCTGCTTTGGGGAAAAGCGAGGGAACTGAAGGGGAAGGCTCAATCTGAAATAAGCTCTAAAGATTCAACAAAACCGGTCAATATCATGTTAGCTACTTCATCATCAGGAGCATCAGAAAACCATAAATACGTTGATCATAACAACAGTACTCTGAAAGGGGCCACCCTGCACCGTGCTTCAGTGGCAAATGCTGATGACGAATCTGATGAAATTACGATTGCTGAGGAACAAGTTAATTAATCAACTCAATATCTATATTTATCGACTAAAGTCTTAAGACAATATATCTGTGACAGTTTTTAAAATTGTCTAAAGTAAATGGGAATTTATCGTATTGTGTGATCCAAGTGATACTATGAGAAGTTCTTCTTGCTTTTACATTATATATCTAGGTAGCCAAAGTACAGTTAATTCTATCGGTGGTTGTTAGTCTTGTAAATTACAACCAGGATAGTACAGAATAACAAACAAGCAGTATAAAGATTAATATATACAATCGAGTAGAATCATTATTGAAAATATCAGAAAACAAAACTTATGTTATGAAACACAGGTCGTCAAATTCTAGAGATCAGACATATGACCACTTCTTTGAAATCGCTAATACCTTGTCGAGAATGTAAGGTTGCCTAAATATATTGGTATATTTTGTCATATAATTAGTCATATAATTAGCAGGCTGGTAGATAGCCAAACTGATGAAGCTGCTCTTACATTAAGCTTAGAAATGTTTTAATTGTATTGTTCGATTTAGCCCTCATCCCAAACTAGTTAGCTAGTTAGTAGCTACTGAGACTTATTTATGCAAGTCCTGAAGTGCATATATGTGACTCACAGACCCAGAGCTATGTGTTTAGCAACCCCATAATTAGATAAACTTTTCATAGTTTATCAAAATTAGTTCAAAATATGTTTCCCCCATTTTGATTCTTATTATGAAAAAGTGTGGTCATAATTTGGAGGGTAAATGAGTCAGATAAAAACAGTTTGAGTTTCAGCTCGTAAAGTGCTTGAATTGAACTTAACGAAAATCAAGACAGGCTCGAGTTTGAGCTAACGAGTACTTTATTGAGTTAGACTTGAGCTTTAAAATCACTCGGCTCACAAGGCTAGTAATAAGGTTCACAAGGCTAGTAATAAACTCCAAGGAACTTTCTTTTCTATTTTATTATTCACAAATTTTAATATCAGGTACCTGACAAAAAAGATTAATATCAGGTACATTCAAATAATAGAATTCTACACATGTAATAGATTAAATCTAGGTCAAACTTATCATATTCGAGATTTGGTTGATTTTAGTTACAGTTAAATCGACCTTGGAGCCAAACTTGAGCTGGTCGAACTTTAGTTGAGTAGATACCTCTACTTTTGTCAATTGGCTCTATTGGAATTGGTATGTTATTTTCTAGTAAGAAATTGACCAGCTCCAAATCTTTTAAATCGCTACAGGAGTCATTCACCAAATCCAGACAATATATATAAGGATCAGATGTTGGAGAGCAATGCAGATAAATAATTGTATACAGGTCTGGGAAtaagaaaataaatatatgaaGAGAGAAAATAACCAGGTAGAAGTGCTGAAGCTAACATTAGCAATAATATTAATTCAGTTCTTGTCTGCTGGAATTTACGTGTTATACAAGTTGTGTGCAAACGATGGGATGAACTTGAACATTATGGTTGCTTATCGCTTCATTTTTGCTGCTGCTTTTATGCTTCCCCTTGCCTTTTTCCTTGAGAGGTATGTCATTTTTTGAAATAATGATATTTCAGAGTTGTTGAAATAATGAGTGTCAGTTAAACCAAGTACAATATCTTCTGTGAGTATGTCATTTATTGTTTATGAATGAGATGGATCAACATCGAAATTCTTGTTTTTGTGTGTAGGAGCGAAAGATCAAAGCTTTCATGGAAGGTGGTCTTCGAATCATTTGTTTCAGGGTTACTTGGGTAGACGTTTTTACTTGTGTTATTTTCTTTTATGATCAACTCTGTGCATTGTTCATCATATCATCTATGGTATTCGTTTGGTACTAGTATTAATTACTTGATGAAGGTTTGTATCTTGATTCGGCATAGCAAGACATGAATTTATAATTACATAGTAATTAAGGATCTGAGTTGGCTTGGTGATCAGGAGCTCACAAATTATGTGCTAGGGTCATTCTAAAGAGTACTTGTTAAAGTTGTGTACATTTTAGTTTTCGGAGAATCCATTAAAAAGAGGTATATCCCTTTTTTAAATAGATGTATTAGTTTCTAAATTATTTTTCTCTACCTCCAACAAAAACAGGGGAACACTGGGGCAACAATTCTCGCTGCGCGGATTGGCCTTAACTTCAGCATCATTTGCAACAGCCACGGCAAATCTTATTCCTACCATGACTTTTGTCTTGGCCATCAGCTTTAGGTAAGAATAACTGGATACATGGATCTATTAATCTCTAGCTAACGTTGCAATATTAGATGATAAGCCTGTTTATTATCTAATATATAGATTTGTGTGTTAGTAGATTGGAGATATTGGGGTGGAATAAAGCAGCAGGGAAAGCAAAAGTGGGAGGAACATTGATGGGAGTTATTGGGACCATGATCCTCACCTTCCTCAAAGGCCCTGATATCAAATTCTGGATTCCCCACATTGGTTTTCTTGAAAATAGTAGACATAGCGCGGTCAACTCTCACCAATTTCAAATTTTAGGCGCTTTCTTGGCTGTAGCCGCTTCTCTTATGTACTCCCTTTACTTGATCCTCCaggtactctctctctctctctctctctctcacacacacacacacacacgacaTGCATGTATAAAGCATAGAGTTTTTCTTCCTTCTGACTTGATTATTCACGTGGGGTGTGAACAGACGAAAATTACACAGCGATACCCTCATCCATACTCCAGCATAGCTCTAATGAATACAATGGCAGCAATTCAAAGCACAGTTTTTGCACTTTCGATGGAGAGAGATTGGAACCAATGGAAACTAGGATGGAACATTAGACTCCTCACTGTTGTTTACGGGGTACAATAATGCGTTTGCTCACTCTTAATAGATAATGCGTGCCCGTGTGCATAAAAGAATGTGTT is a window from the Apium graveolens cultivar Ventura chromosome 1, ASM990537v1, whole genome shotgun sequence genome containing:
- the LOC141720597 gene encoding WAT1-related protein At1g68170-like isoform X1, yielding MKRENNQVEVLKLTLAIILIQFLSAGIYVLYKLCANDGMNLNIMVAYRFIFAAAFMLPLAFFLERSERSKLSWKVVFESFVSGLLGGTLGQQFSLRGLALTSASFATATANLIPTMTFVLAISFSRLEILGWNKAAGKAKVGGTLMGVIGTMILTFLKGPDIKFWIPHIGFLENSRHSAVNSHQFQILGAFLAVAASLMYSLYLILQTKITQRYPHPYSSIALMNTMAAIQSTVFALSMERDWNQWKLGWNIRLLTVVYGGVAASGLVFALGAWCIQKRGPIFVSAFNPLLLIIATIAEILVLAEKLHVGSVIGALIIVCGLYAVLWGKKKETEKINQLLPNRSSEY
- the LOC141720597 gene encoding WAT1-related protein At1g25270-like isoform X2, whose amino-acid sequence is MKRENNQVEVLKLTLAIILIQFLSAGIYVLYKLCANDGMNLNIMVAYRFIFAAAFMLPLAFFLERSERSKLSWKVVFESFVSGLLGGTLGQQFSLRGLALTSASFATATANLIPTMTFVLAISFRLEILGWNKAAGKAKVGGTLMGVIGTMILTFLKGPDIKFWIPHIGFLENSRHSAVNSHQFQILGAFLAVAASLMYSLYLILQTKITQRYPHPYSSIALMNTMAAIQSTVFALSMERDWNQWKLGWNIRLLTVVYGGVAASGLVFALGAWCIQKRGPIFVSAFNPLLLIIATIAEILVLAEKLHVGSVIGALIIVCGLYAVLWGKKKETEKINQLLPNRSSEY
- the LOC141720597 gene encoding WAT1-related protein At1g25270-like isoform X4 — encoded protein: MKRENNQVEVLKLTLAIILIQFLSAGIYVLYKLCANDGMNLNIMVAYRFIFAAAFMLPLAFFLERSERSKLSWKVVFESFVSGLLGGTLGQQFSLRGLALTSASFATATANLIPTMTFVLAISFSRLEILGWNKAAGKAKVGGTLMGVIGTMILTFLKGPDIKFWIPHIGFLENSRHSAVNSHQFQILGAFLAVAASLMYSLYLILQTKITQRYPHPYSSIALMNTMAAIQSTVFALSMERDWNQWKLGWNIRLLTVVYGGVAASGLVFALGAWCIQKRGPIFVSAFNPLLLIIATIAEILVLAEKLHVGSVCLYWWC
- the LOC141720597 gene encoding WAT1-related protein At1g25270-like isoform X3 — encoded protein: MKRENNQVEVLKLTLAIILIQFLSAGIYVLYKLCANDGMNLNIMVAYRFIFAAAFMLPLAFFLERSERSKLSWKVVFESFVSGLLGGTLGQQFSLRGLALTSASFATATANLIPTMTFVLAISFSRLEILGWNKAAGKAKVGGTLMGVIGTMILTFLKGPDIKFWIPHIGFLENSRHSAVNSHQFQILGAFLAVAASLMYSLYLILQTKITQRYPHPYSSIALMNTMAAIQSTVFALSMERDWNQWKLGWNIRLLTVVYGGVAASGLVFALGAWCIQKRGPIFVSAFNPLLLIIATIAEILVLAEKLHVGRAVYVYIGGVKMFQ